A region from the Bactrocera dorsalis isolate Fly_Bdor chromosome 1, ASM2337382v1, whole genome shotgun sequence genome encodes:
- the LOC125775820 gene encoding uncharacterized protein LOC125775820, with product MNQRLTGGGPSSKPMTDFEQTDECAISSPTGSPLQLCSQVEMTPNPEQHPASPSTPSTYLSLENQDASTSVLSRSARNKLISTLIADIPKRNAAEEERRREHHEMM from the exons ATGAACCAAAGGCTCACAGGTGGCGGTCCAAGTTCCAAGCCGATGACGGACTTTGAGCAAACGGATGAATGCGCAATTTCATCACCCACGGGTAGTCCTCTACAATTATGCAGTCAGGTAGAAATGACCCCAAATCCCGAACAGCATCCAGCAAGTCCATCGACACCATCTACGTATCTTAGCTTGGAAAACCAG gatGCTTCAACTTCGGTGCTATCACGAAGTGCACGAAATAAGCTTATCAGCACTTTGATAGCTGATATACCAAAAAGGAATGCTGCTGAGGAGGAGAGGCGACGGGAGCATCATGAAATGATGTAG